A stretch of Cicer arietinum cultivar CDC Frontier isolate Library 1 chromosome 5, Cicar.CDCFrontier_v2.0, whole genome shotgun sequence DNA encodes these proteins:
- the LOC101496330 gene encoding transmembrane emp24 domain-containing protein p24delta3-like yields the protein MAKAFNLSSGTRITLILLICFTILTEAIWLNIPSSGTKCVSEEIQTHVVVLATYYVVSDDTKGHPLPTISAKVTSPYGNNLHNNENVTQGQFAFTSTESGNYVACFWMDGKNLDGSSISLDWKTGISAKDWDSVAKKEKIEGVELELRKLEGAVEAIHENLLYLKNREAEMREVSEATNGRVAWFSIMSLGVCILVSVLQLWYLRSYFRKKKLI from the exons ATGGCAAAAGCCTTCAACCTAAGTTCAGGAACCCGAATCACTCTAATTTTGTTGATATGCTTCACCATTCTTACCGAAGCCATTTGGTTAAATATCCCCAGTTCGGGAACTAAGTGTGTGTCAGAGGAAATCCAAACACACGTCGTCGTTTTAGCTACTTACTATGTTGTTTCTGATGATACCAAGGGTCACCCGCTTCCTACTATTTCTGCCAAG GTGACATCTCCATACGGAAATAATCTTCACAACAATGAAAATGTTACTCAAGGTCAATTTGCATTTACTTCTACTGAGAGTGGGAACTATGTGGCATGCTTTTGGATGGATGGTAAAAATCTAGATGGTTCCTCAATCAGCCTTGATTGGAAAACTGGAATCTCTGCCAAAGATTGGGACTCTGttgcaaaaaaagaaaagatagag GGAGTTGAACTTGAGCTAAGGAAACTTGAAGGAGCTGTGGAAGCCATCCACGAGAATCTATTATATTTAAAGAATAG GGAAGCGGAAATGAGAGAAGTAAGTGAAGCAACAAATGGCAGAGTTGCATGGTTCAGTATAATGTCTCTCGGCGTCTGCATTTTGGTTTCGGTGTTGCAGCTGTGGTATCTGAGAAGCTACTTTCGGAAGAAGAAACTCATATAG
- the LOC101495669 gene encoding uncharacterized protein, producing MAVARAVAVLAVASTRPSAVLTSGGVQTQRFLKFKALCSSSSKPSSRKLVLYSKPGCCLCDGLKEKLHAAFLLSGPDSLSNVDLQIRDITSNLEWEKAYQYEIPVLAKVLSDGTEETLPRLSPRLGVELLQKKIAAALREQ from the exons ATGGCGGTGGCACGTGCGGTGGCAGTGTTAGCCGTAGCATCAACAAGACCCTCGGCGGTATTAACCAGTGGTGGTGTACAAACTCAAAGATTTCTCAAATTCAAAGCCCTTTGTTCTTCATCATCTAAACCTTCTTCTAGAAAACTCGTCCTTTACTCAAAGCCTGGTTGCTGTTTGTGCGATGGTCTCAAAGAAAAGCTTCATGCTGCATTCTTACTCTCTGGTCCTGATTCCCTTAGCAACGTCGATTTACAG ATAAGGGATATAACGAGCAATCTTGAGTGGGAAAAAGCTTATCAATATGAGATACCTGTGTTGGCTAAAGTTCTCTCTGATGGCACCGAG GAAACTTTACCGCGATTGTCTCCTCGTTTAGGAGTGGAGCTCCTGCAGAAAAAAATAGCTGCTGCGCTGAGGGAACAATAA